From the candidate division KSB1 bacterium genome, the window ATCTTATTCAATGGGGAACGCATTCCGCCGCCAGGGCGCTTGCGAGACTATTCCGAGAAAAGATCAGAGTTTTCTCGTCCGACAAGCCATTTTCCCTGGAAGGGAGAAAATATCCAAGCGGATCCCTGATTATCAAAACCAAAAACAATCCGGATGATTTATATGAAAAACTGGCAAAAATTGCTGGTGAAGAAAACCTTGATATTTTTGCGACCCACTCATCCTGGGTTGATGAAGGCGTTAATTTCGGCAGCGGTCAGGTTAAATATTTGAAAAAACCAAAAATTGCCTTGGCTTACAACACCCCAACCTCATCCTATTCCACAGGTTGGACCAGGTATATCATAGAACAGACTTATGGATATCCAGTGACAGTCATCCGAACGGAGCAATTAGGCAGTGCGGATTTAACCAAGTTTAATGTGATAATTTTACCTAACGCCCGTGGCGGCTATAGTCGTGCTCTTGGAGACGACGGTACAGAGAGAATAAAAAATTGGATCAGGAGTGGCGGCACACTGGTAACTTATGGCCAGGCCACTTATTGGTTGACAGGTGAAAAGGTTGGTTTGCTGGCAACCAATCGTGAGCTAAAAGGCGGCAAGCCTGATAAACCAAAGAAAGATAAAACAGACAAAGATAAAACAGACAAAGATGAAGAAAACAAACCAGATCTGACCAAGACTTTCGATGTGGAAAAAGAGATCCAGCCGGAGAAAGAGCTGCCGACCAGTTTGGCCGGCGCTATATTACGCATTTCCCTCGATAAAGAGCATTGGCTTGCCTTTGGTTACGACGGAGATGCAAATGTTTTAACCGAGGGCCGGAATATATTTACACCCCTTAAACTGGATAAAGGACGAAATGTAGGACTTTATATGCCTGAAGACAAAGTGCTGCTCAGTGGGTTTATCTGGGATGATTATAAAAAGCAAATTGCAAACAAGGCTTATTTAATGCACCAACGACTTGGTCAAGGTAATGTAGTGGCTTTTGCCCAGGATCCAAATTATCGAGCATTTTTTGACGGCCTCAATTTGCTTTTGATCAATGCGATCTTTTTAGGACCCTCTCATTAAAGATTAGCTGTTTTTTTTAGACAGGATAAACAGGATTATCAGGATATAAATCCAGTATATCTTGTTAATCCTGTCAAAAAAGAAAAAACAGCATGTGTTATGAATAAAATCCCGGAACTCGAAAAAGAACTTGCCAGACTTGGAAAGGATCAATCAAAAAAAAGGATTGATGCCCTTAACAAACTGGCCTGGGAAATTGGCTTCAACGATATTAAGAAAGCATACCAATATAGTAGCGAAGCTTATGAATTATCCTTAGCCCACAATTATGATTCGGGAAAAGCGAAGGGCTTGTTGATGGCTACCTATTATCTGTATTCACAAAGCGATTTTGAAGCTGCTATCAATAAAGGCAAACAAGCTTTTGAATTATTCAAAGAATTAAATGACAAAGAAGGGCAAGCTCACATTTTAACCGGATTTGGTATGATTCAATGGGGATTAGGTGATTACGAAAAAGCCTTAAAATACATGCTTGATGGCTTGAAGATTTACGAGAAGATTGACAGTTTGGAATACCAATCATGGACATTGACTTCCCTTGGCGGGGTCTATCAGGAAATCGGCGATCCGGATCAGGCATTGTACTATCATTTTAAGAGTCTTGATGTTTTTGAACAGATCAATAATGAATTGGGCAAAGGCAGGGCTCTTAGTGGAATTAGTACTGTTTACTTCAGTCTCGGTGAATACGAGTCTGCCCTGGAAAACCACTTTAAATGTTTGCAAATATTCTTGGATCAAGGTCACAAGTTGAGTATTGCCAGGGCGATGAACGATATTGGCAATGTTCAAATGGCTATAGGTAAACTTGATGAAGCTTTAAATTATTATGAAGGAAGTCTTAAGATTCGCCAGGAACTGGAAACTAAAACTGCAGAAACGACAAGTCTGATTAATTTAGGTAAATTATATAATCAAAAAAAAGAAGGTCAAAAAGCATTGGCCTATCTTAAAAAATCGTTGACAATATCGACTAAACTTGGCCTAAAACCAAAACTCTATCAAACTCATCAAGCGATGTCGGAAGCTTATTACCTTATCAGGAATTACGAAAGGTCTTTAATTCACCAGAAAGAATTTCAAAAAGTGAAGGAAGAAGTTTTCAATGAAGAAATAGACACAAAACTAAAGAATTTGCAAATTGGTTTTGAGATCGAAAAATCCGAGAAGGAGGCAGAGATTCAAAGACTGCGAAATGTTGAATTAGCCGACACTCTCGAAAAACTCAAACTGGCGCAAGTGCGGTTGGTACAATCCGGTAAAATGGCAGCCCTGGCTAATTTGATCAGCGGAATCGTTCATGAGGTCAATGCACCGATTTCGGAAGCAACTAAAAATATGGAGCAAATTATTCACAGCGTTCAAAGGATTAAGGATGGTCTTGCAGAAACAGAGCGTGAAAATGGCAACGGCAGTCTCTT encodes:
- a CDS encoding tetratricopeptide repeat protein, yielding MNKIPELEKELARLGKDQSKKRIDALNKLAWEIGFNDIKKAYQYSSEAYELSLAHNYDSGKAKGLLMATYYLYSQSDFEAAINKGKQAFELFKELNDKEGQAHILTGFGMIQWGLGDYEKALKYMLDGLKIYEKIDSLEYQSWTLTSLGGVYQEIGDPDQALYYHFKSLDVFEQINNELGKGRALSGISTVYFSLGEYESALENHFKCLQIFLDQGHKLSIARAMNDIGNVQMAIGKLDEALNYYEGSLKIRQELETKTAETTSLINLGKLYNQKKEGQKALAYLKKSLTISTKLGLKPKLYQTHQAMSEAYYLIRNYERSLIHQKEFQKVKEEVFNEEIDTKLKNLQIGFEIEKSEKEAEIQRLRNVELADTLEKLKLAQVRLVQSGKMAALANLISGIVHEVNAPISEATKNMEQIIHSVQRIKDGLAETERENGNGSLLEEIDRIHSYNQQSVEAAQRIKQLIKNLKNFAKLDEAKLQSVDIHDCIESSLAVITPQLPGTIEVQKKYGSIPKINAYVQELNQVFITLLANAVEAIEKKGTIKIKTNSSDNTIHIKISDTGRGIPKNKLNKIFDIGLSEKETGMRMQVNLANSYRIIQKHKGQMTVKSKPGKETSFEIRLPIN